From Nicotiana tabacum cultivar K326 chromosome 20, ASM71507v2, whole genome shotgun sequence, one genomic window encodes:
- the LOC107801990 gene encoding aspartyl protease AED3 codes for MALSIATFLLITLLSTTSSASDSCASSKGNSDLSIIHIYGKCSPFNPPKPSSSFLNTVINMASKDPQRLSYLSSLVVSKKPTIVPIAPAQNLFNIGNYVVKAKIGTPGQLMYMVLDTSNDNAWVPCSGCVGCTSNTLFAPTTSSTYGSVDCSVPECTQVRGLSCTSTGSGSGSSACFFNQSYGGDSSFYATLSRDSLGLANDVVPNYAFGCISAVSGNAIPPQGLLGLGRGSMSLMSQSGSLYSGVFSYCLPSFKSYYFSGSLKLGPLGQPKNIKTTPLLKNPRRPSLYYVNLTSVSVGRVQVPIAPEQLGFDSNTGAGTIIDSGTVITRFVPPAYNAIRDEFRKQVKGPFSSLGAFDTCFASPNEAGAPAITLHFEGMDLKLPMENTLIHSSATPLACLAMAAAPNNVNSVLNVIANLQQQNLRILFDTANSRVGIAREVCN; via the exons ATGGCCTTATCCATAGCCACTTTCCTCTTAATCACTCTTCTTTCTACGACATCTTCAGCTTCTGATTCTTGTGCTTCTTCCAAAGGTAATTCAGACCTTTCAATCATTCACATTTATGGGAAATGCTCACCCTTTAACCCACCTAAACCTTCCTCTTCATTTCTCAATACTGTTATCAACATGGCCTCAAAAGACCCACAAAGGCTCTCTTATTTATCCAGCTTAGTAGTATCCAAAAAGCCAACTATTGTGCCCATTGCTCCAGCCCAGAACCTCTTCAATATAG GTAACTATGTGGTCAAGGCAAAGATTGGTACTCCAGGCCAGCTTATGTACATGGTCTTGGATACTAGTAACGATAATGCATGGGTACCATGTAGTGGTTGTGTTGGGTGCACATCTAATACTTTGTTTGCCCCAACTACGTCCTCTACTTACGGGTCAGTAGACTGCTCCGTACCCGAATGTACTCAAGTCCGCGGGCTCTCTTGCACGAGTACTGGGTCGGGATCCGGGTCAAGTGCTTGCTTCTTCAACCAATCATATGGCGGAGATTCATCGTTCTATGCCACGCTGTCACGTGACTCACTTGGACTAGCCAATGATGTTGTTCCAAATTATGCTTTCGGGTGCATTAGTGCTGTATCTGGAAACGCAATACCGCCCCAAGGGTTGTTGGGTTTGGGTAGGGGCTCCATGTCGTTAATGTCACAGTCCGGATCACTTTATTCGGGCGTATTCTCATATTGTTTACCAAGTTTTAAATCGTATTATTTCTCCGGATCACTCAAACTTGGACCCCTGGGTCAACCCAAGAATATCAAAACTACCCCATTACTCAAGAACCCGCGCCGACCATCATTGTACTACGTGAACTTGACAAGTGTAAGTGTGGGACGAGTCCAGGTTCCCATTGCCCCCGAGCAACTTGGTTTTGACTCGAACACCGGTGCAGGAACCATAATCGACTCGGGGACGGTCATAACCCGATTCGTCCCACCGGCTTACAATGCAATCCGGGATGAATTTAGGAAACAAGTGAAAGGGCCCTTTAGCTCGTTGGGTGCATTTGACACATGTTTTGCATCACCAAATGAAGCAGGGGCACCAGCCATCACATTGCACTTTGAGGGAATGGATTTAAAGCTGCCAATGGAGAACACTTTGATACACAGCAGTGCTACCCCCTTGGCATGTTTGGCAATGGCAGCAGCCCCAAACAATGTGAACTCAGTGTTGAATGTGATAGCCAATTTGCAGCAGCAGAACCTCAGGATTTTGTTTGACACTGCAAATTCTCGCGTGGGAATTGCTCGTGAAGTTTGTAACTAG